The following proteins are encoded in a genomic region of Maylandia zebra isolate NMK-2024a linkage group LG1, Mzebra_GT3a, whole genome shotgun sequence:
- the socs4 gene encoding suppressor of cytokine signaling 4 produces MSEKKPRGSDTRPKSGFRSWSADSYIWKGKKRSRSSRNGSSPGGMEMDGTEELGVGSSSCSRRRRERKCSCSALGDTLTSGDIDVMCRKALSRRSLRQKFQDAVGQCFPLRSHHHHHHHHHHSSGSSRPFSVLFWSKRRIHVSELMQDKCPFSPKSELARCWHLIKNHATHPSALKDMEAPLKPSVSSTTSPPQTPISWEDICCSPGPGCTSLEDWDPSCAHGHEEGRCGHTDYILVPDLLQINNNPCYWGVLNRFEAEELLEGQPEGTFLLRDSAQDEFLFSVSFRRYSRSLHARIEQNGKRFSFDVRDPCMYRDPSVTGLLRHYSDPATCLFFEPLLSRPLPRNFPFSLQHLCRAVICSCTTYRGIDSLPLPPQLRDYLRQYHIKCDAACAV; encoded by the coding sequence ATGTCAGAGAAGAAGCCCCGGGGCTCAGACACTCGGCCCAAAAGTGGCTTCCGCAGCTGGAGCGCAGACAGTTACATTTGGAAGGGGAAGAAACGCTCCCGGAGCTCTCGCAATGGGTCGAGCCCTGGAGGCATGGAGATGGACGGGACGGAGGAGTTGGGTGTGGGGTCATCATCCTGTTCGAGGAGGCGCAGAGAGAGGAAATGTAGCTGCAGCGCTCTAGGGGACACGCTGACGTCTGGAGATATCGATGTGATGTGTCGGAAGGCTTTGTCACGGCGCTCTCTGCGGCAGAAGTTTCAGGATGCTGTTGGCCAGTGCTTCCCTCTGCGCtctcaccatcaccaccaccatcaccaccatcatTCATCGGGCTCCTCGCGACCCTTTTCGGTGCTCTTCTGGTCCAAACGCAGGATCCATGTGTCAGAGCTCATGCAGGATAAGTGCCCATTCTCACCCAAGTCTGAACTGGCTCGATGTTGGCACCTTATTAAAAATCATGCTACCCACCCAAGTGCCCTCAAGGACATGGAGGCTCCCCTCAAACCTAGTGTCTCATCCACTACCTCTCCACCACAAACCCCCATCTCGTGGGAGGACATATGCTGCTCCCCTGGGCCTGGATGCACCAGTCTGGAGGACTGGGACCCTTCTTGTGCTCATGGGCATGAAGAAGGTAGGTGTGGACACACGGACTACATCCTGGTTCCAGATCTCCTACAGATCAACAACAACCCATGCTACTGGGGCGTGCTGAATCGCTTTGAGGCAGAGGAGCTGCTGGAGGGCCAGCCCGAGGGCACGTTTCTGCTCCGGGACTCTGCCCAGGACGAATTTCTCTTCTCAGTGAGCTTTCGGCGCTACAGCCGTTCCCTACATGCACGTATTGAACAAAACGGCAAGCGTTTCAGCTTTGATGTGCGTGACCCGTGTATGTACCGTGATCCAAGTGTGACGGGACTGCTCAGGCACTACAGCGACCCAGCCACCTGCCTCTTCTTTGAGCCACTCCTTTCCAGACCTCTGCCAAGGAActtccctttctccctccagcACTTGTGCAGGGCAGTGATCTGCAGCTGCACCACCTACCGAGGCATAGACAGCCTGCCGCTGCCACCTCAGCTCAGGGACTATCTCAGACAATACCATATTAAGTGTGACGCGGCCTGTGCTGTGTGA